In Labrus mixtus chromosome 13, fLabMix1.1, whole genome shotgun sequence, a single genomic region encodes these proteins:
- the LOC132986543 gene encoding olfactory receptor 6N2-like: protein MTNTSSIVIFTLTGFSATTNYRGLLFSLTSLCYGAILVVNVALILTIVLDQNLHEPMYIFLCNLCVNGLYGTAGFYPKFTHDLLSDVHEISYFGCFLQVFVIYTYATIDFSILALMAYDRYVAICRPLEYHLIMSVQRLAILISVSWIVPILCEVIVLSFTSRLKLCGSRIQKLYCENWSIVKLACSTTTTNNIVGLIIIVFYCAHVLFIVCTYVNLVKAALKSKEGRKKFLQTCVPHLLCLFNVTAALLFDVIYTRLGSASVPQSVRNFMAIQFLMIPPIINPIIYGLILTKIRCRMTTLYMMASQNCKFRLKM, encoded by the coding sequence ATGACTAATACATCCAGCATTGTTATTTTTACACTTACTGGCTTCAGTGCCACAACCAACTATAGAGGAttacttttctctctcacttcgCTATGTTATGGTGCAATTCTGGTGGTAAATGTGGCTCTGATTTTGACCATAGTCTTGGATCAAAACCTACATGAACCTATGTACATTTTTCTGTGTAACCTGTGTGTCAATGGACTGTATGGTACTGCAGGCTTTTATCCTAAATTTACACATGATTTGCTGTCTGATGTTCATGAAATATCatattttggatgttttttgcaAGTCTTTGTGATATACACCTATGCAACAATTGATTTCTCTATTTTAGCTCTTATGGCTTATGACAGATATGTGGCTATATGTCGACCACTAGAGTATCACTTGATAATGTCTGTGCAAAGACTTGCTATCCTCATTAGTGTGTCCTGGATTGTTCCTATCCTTTGTGAGGTGATAGTTTTAAGTTTTACATCCAGACTTAAATTATGTGGCTCCCGCATACAGAAACTATATTGTGAGAACTGGTCAATTGTTAAACTTGCTTGTAgtaccacaacaacaaacaacatagTGGGATTGATTATTATTGTCTTTTATTGTGCTCATGTTCTGTTCATTGTGTGTACATATGTTAATTTGGTAAAAGCAGCTTTGAAGTCCAAAGAGGGCAGGAAAAAGTTTCTACAAACATGTGTGCCACacttattgtgtttgtttaacgTTACAGCTGCTTTACTCTTTGACGTTATCTACACTAGACTTGGATCAGCATCTGTGCCCCAAAGTGTAAGGAACTTTATGGCTATACAGTTTCTCATGATACCTCCTATTATCAACCCCATCATTTATGGACTAATCCTTACTAAAATTCGATGTAGGATGACAACTTTGTATATGATGGCAAGTCAAAATTGTAAATTTAGGCTTAAGATGTGA
- the LOC132986542 gene encoding olfactory receptor 10A3-like, with protein sequence MENSTNSFYFNLTLFMNIGHYRYPSFVFCLLLYSFTVSANLAMILIIIRERTLHEPMYIFIAFLSVNSLYGSTGFFPRFLMDLLSDSHLISRPACFTQIYIIYTYASYELTILSIMSYDRYVAVCHPLHYHRKMNSKTVYMLAFLAWVSPACNLTITLNMIVRLPLCGNIIEKVYCASWNIVKLSCITDAVDNLFAMLGAITIAFIPFAFIFYTYLRIVVACWKNSSEVRGKVLQSCLPHVISFGIYSITSFSDTALSRQNLENINPFTAIIISLEFVIIPPLLNPLVYGLKLPEIRRHIIKIFCFKAKIKRKISDSSVIV encoded by the coding sequence ATGGAAAACAGCACTAACTCTTTTTACTTTAACCTTACTTTGTTCATGAACATTGGACACTACCGTTATCCATCCTTTGTTTTTTGCCTTCTTCTCTACAGTTTTACTGTGTCTGCAAATCTTGCCATGATATTGATCATAATAAGGGAAAGGACACTTCATGAGCCAATGTATATTTTCATTGCATTTTTATCTGTCAACTCTCTGTATGGGTCCACTGGTTTCTTCCCCAGATTCTTAATGGATCTACTGTCTGATAGTCATTTAATCTCTCGTCCTGCTTGTTTCACTCAGATCTATATTATTTACACATATGCTTCTTATGAACTGACCATACTGAGCATAATGTCATATGATAGATATGTTGCTGTTTGTCATCCTTTACATTATCACAGAAAGATGAACTCTAAAACAGTCTATATGTTAGCTTTTTTGGCTTGGGTCAGCCCAGCCTGTAACCTCACAATAACACTTAACATGATAGTCAGGCTTCCTCTATGTGGAAACATTATAGAGAAGGTGTACTGTGCCAGCTGGAATATTGTCAAATTATCATGTATTACAGATGCTGTTGATAATCTTTTTGCAATGTTGGGGGCAATAACAATAGCTTTCATTCCCTTTGCTTTTATCTTCTACACTTACCTGAGAATTGTTGTTGCTTGTTGGAAAAACTCATCAGAGGTCAGGGGGAAAGTTTTACAGAGTTGTTTACCACATGTTATATCATTTGGTATTTATTCTATAACATCATTTAGTGATACTGCCCTGAGCCGACAAAATCTTGAAAACATAAATCCATTCACTGCCATAATTATTTCTTTAGAATTTGTTATCATTCCTCCACTTCTGAATCCTCTAGTGTATGGCCTGAAATTACCAGAAATTAGAAGACACATTATCAAGATATTCTGCTTTAAAgctaaaattaaaagaaaaatatcagatTCTTCAGTGATTGTTTGA
- the LOC132987522 gene encoding olfactory receptor 2K2-like gives MENTTKIWSFVLAAYGNIGYLKYLYFIIMLVWYLSIFAANTVLIVIIYVDRRLHEPMYIFLCNLFVNEIAGSTSLYPLMLSQMLSDTHEVTLPWCFLQMCCIYICASVEFCSLAAMAYDRHVSICYPLRYNSIMNTGKVVMIVLVIWMYSIISFIFSFSFIISLKFCGNIIDKVFCDYHLVMKLACSISTLNNMSDLFFAFITMAIPFSLILVSYMKILAVCLHTSRETKQKAVTTCTPQIVSVSNLFVGCIFNFVDSRFDVAHVPDKIRIILSVYLLVCQPIVTPFMYGFNLPKIRESFQRFVVIRKKCFFNSAGVNSKTGNLSAELEK, from the coding sequence ATGGAGAATACAACTAAGATATGGTCTTTTGTGCTGGCTGCCTATGGTAACATTGGATATTTAAAATACCTTTATTTCATCATAATGCTGGTATGGTACCTCTCAATTTTTGCAGCCAACACAGTCCTTATAGTTATCATATATGTTGACAGAAGGTTACATGAACCAATGTATATTTTTCTATGTAATTTATTTGTGAATGAAATAGCTGGCAGCACATCACTGTATCCTCTTATGCTCTCACAGATGTTATCAGATACACATGAAGTGACCCTGCCGTGGTGTTTTCTGCAGATGTGCTGTATCTACATATGTGCATCTGTTGAGTTTTGCAGTTTAGCAGCTATGGCCTATGATAGGCATGTCTCAATATGTTATCCTTTGCGCTACAACAGCATTATGAACACAGGAAAAGTAGTTATGATAGTGCTGGTTATATGGATGTATTCAAtcattagttttattttctcattttcatttatcATAAGTTTGAAATTTTGTGGAAACATAATTGACAAAGTTTTTTGTGACTACCACTTGGTGATGAAGCTTGCATGTTCAATCTCAACTCTTAATAACATGTCCGACctgttttttgcatttataaCTATGGCTATCCCATTTAGTCTCATTTTAGTCTCTTACATGAAGATTTtggctgtgtgtctgcataCTTCTAGAGAAACCAAGCAAAAAGCTGTAACTACCTGCACACCTCAGATTGTCTCAGTTTCAAACTTGTTTGTTGGCTGTATTTTCAATTTTGTTGATTCCAGGTTTGATGTTGCTCATGTGCCAGACAAAATACGCATTATTTTATCAGTATACCTCCTCGTTTGCCAACCTATTGTCACTCCTTTTATGTATGGATTTAATCTACCAAAGATACGGGAATCATTCCAGAGATTTGTGgttattagaaaaaaatgtttttttaattctgcagGTGTTAACAGCAAGACAGGTAATCTCAGCGCTGAATTAGAAAAATAA